A portion of the Novosphingobium sp. KA1 genome contains these proteins:
- a CDS encoding CarD family transcriptional regulator yields the protein MATKADAFDVGDYVVYPKHGVGRVIELQKQEIAGMQLELYVLRFEKERMTLRVPMNKVEAIGMRKLSSDKTLREALDTLKGKPKVKRTMWSRRAQEYEAKINSGDLVSIAEVTRDLFRADDQPEQSYSERQIFEAASSRLARELAAMEKTDEQGALKKILAILNEYAPKYYESAEAV from the coding sequence ATGGCAACCAAGGCCGATGCCTTCGATGTTGGAGATTACGTCGTTTATCCCAAGCACGGCGTGGGCCGTGTTATCGAGCTCCAGAAGCAGGAAATTGCCGGGATGCAGCTCGAACTTTATGTGCTTCGGTTCGAAAAGGAACGCATGACTCTGCGCGTTCCGATGAACAAGGTCGAAGCCATCGGGATGCGCAAGCTGTCTTCGGACAAGACTCTGCGCGAAGCACTCGACACGCTCAAGGGTAAACCCAAGGTCAAGCGCACCATGTGGTCGCGCCGCGCCCAGGAATACGAAGCCAAGATCAATTCGGGCGACCTCGTGTCGATCGCCGAAGTGACCCGCGACCTGTTCCGTGCCGACGACCAGCCCGAGCAGAGCTATTCCGAACGCCAGATCTTCGAGGCCGCTTCCTCGCGCCTCGCCCGCGAACTGGCGGCCATGGAAAAGACCGACGAACAGGGCGCGCTCAAGAAGATCCTCGCGATCCTCAACGAGTACGCTCCCAAGTACTACGAGAGCGCCGAAGCCGTCTGA
- a CDS encoding gamma carbonic anhydrase family protein, with the protein MNRTDVTVAAFNGKAPRIHSSAFIAPGCRIIGDVEIGPDVSIWYNCVIRADVNRVVIGARTNVQDGTVIHCDSPKPARPEGYPTLIGEDVLIGHMAMVHGCTLEDRAFVGLGAIVMDGSHIESDGMLAAGAQLTGKRIGARQLWMGRPAKYLRDLDEAAIAGNQAGVQAYVERGRQHAEALGLLR; encoded by the coding sequence ATGAATCGCACCGACGTGACTGTGGCCGCCTTCAATGGCAAGGCGCCGCGTATCCATTCCAGCGCTTTCATCGCGCCCGGTTGCCGGATCATCGGCGATGTCGAGATCGGGCCGGACGTCAGCATCTGGTACAACTGCGTGATCCGCGCCGACGTGAACCGGGTGGTGATCGGTGCGCGGACCAATGTGCAGGACGGAACGGTGATTCACTGCGACAGCCCCAAGCCCGCGCGGCCTGAAGGGTATCCGACGCTGATCGGCGAGGACGTGCTGATCGGGCATATGGCGATGGTTCATGGCTGCACGCTGGAAGACCGTGCCTTTGTGGGCCTTGGCGCCATCGTCATGGACGGCAGCCATATCGAATCCGACGGGATGCTGGCGGCGGGCGCGCAGCTTACCGGCAAGCGCATCGGCGCGCGGCAGCTCTGGATGGGGCGTCCGGCCAAGTATCTGCGCGATCTGGACGAGGCGGCGATTGCCGGCAATCAGGCGGGTGTGCAGGCCTATGTCGAGCGTGGGCGCCAGCATGCCGAGGCGCTTGGTCTCCTGCGCTGA
- a CDS encoding helicase-related protein, whose product MPYKPHASSRNDAPSGVKAVLGPTNTGKTHLAIERLCAHSSGAIGFPLRLLAREVYDRVCKIKGEANVALITGEERIEPKNARYLLCTAEAMPVTDRSLAFVAIDEAQIGADRERGHVFTDRLLHARGREETMILGSSTIEPLVKALVPGVEVITRPRFSTLSHIGAKKLSRIPPRSAIVAFSTEQVYAIAEMLRRFRGGAAVVMGALSPQTRNAQVELYQSGEVDYLVATDAIGMGLNLDVQHVAFAGLSKYDGRRHRRLTTSEMAQIAGRAGRHQTDGSFGTLTGSGGHDSEFEPEEIYAIEEHRFPPLTKLFWREPEPRFDSIAALIGDLESPPDRAELAPAPEAIDLAVLKRLSEDGDIAASVRGHAQVARFWDVCRLPDFRQQGAETHSRFVARLWQDLSHGQLGADYMAQQIAQLDRTGGDIDTLQGRIAAIRSWAYIAQRPDWVLAREEMAARARAVEARLSDALHGKLTERFINRRTAVLMKKLGPDAGLLSVRLEDEEVLVEGEHIGSLRGFAFQVDPGTRLTDRKLLLAAAERHLPALLQRRADALAAAIHDGNAELTLNAGQLRWEGEKIAALGPGRSLLTPSLVPDRVLDAVPGPSRKALVAALEAWLDTALAPLAPLAKLDEASRSEDAGPDLRALLIALVECGGLCAREETGVDRLDKQRRTMLARLGVRVGALDLFVPAMLKPGPIALWRQLARIAGKQAPGGEPDAAMPPAMDAAKRQRAPGYRNLGKQLIRLDMAEKLLREAHEARGSGPASRDFALDPARAVSMGLTTASYARLLRMAGFQPVMPRPLAEDAHGPPAPVRWRWRPPRRQAEEQPPQPIRKDSAFAALGELISR is encoded by the coding sequence ATGCCTTACAAGCCGCATGCTTCGTCGCGAAACGACGCTCCCAGCGGGGTCAAGGCGGTGCTCGGACCAACGAACACCGGCAAGACCCACCTCGCCATCGAGCGGCTCTGCGCCCATTCCAGCGGCGCCATCGGCTTCCCGCTGCGCCTGCTCGCCCGCGAGGTCTACGACCGCGTCTGCAAGATCAAGGGCGAGGCCAACGTCGCGCTGATTACCGGCGAGGAGCGGATCGAACCGAAAAACGCGCGCTACCTGCTCTGCACCGCCGAGGCGATGCCGGTGACCGACCGCAGCCTTGCCTTCGTGGCCATCGACGAGGCCCAGATCGGTGCCGACCGCGAGCGCGGCCATGTCTTCACCGACCGCCTGCTCCACGCCCGCGGACGCGAGGAGACGATGATCCTCGGCTCTTCCACCATCGAGCCGCTGGTGAAGGCACTGGTGCCCGGCGTCGAGGTGATCACCCGCCCGCGCTTTTCCACGCTCTCGCATATCGGCGCGAAAAAACTCAGCCGGATCCCGCCGCGCAGCGCCATCGTCGCCTTCTCGACCGAGCAGGTCTACGCCATCGCCGAAATGCTGCGGCGCTTTCGCGGCGGCGCCGCCGTGGTCATGGGCGCGCTGAGCCCGCAGACACGCAATGCGCAGGTCGAGCTCTACCAGTCGGGCGAAGTCGACTATCTTGTCGCCACCGATGCCATCGGCATGGGCCTCAACCTCGATGTCCAGCATGTCGCCTTTGCCGGGCTCTCGAAATACGACGGGCGCCGCCATCGCCGCCTGACCACCTCGGAAATGGCCCAGATCGCCGGACGCGCCGGACGTCACCAGACCGACGGCAGCTTCGGCACGCTGACCGGATCGGGCGGGCACGATTCCGAATTCGAGCCGGAAGAGATCTACGCGATCGAGGAGCACCGCTTCCCGCCGCTGACCAAGCTGTTCTGGCGCGAACCCGAACCGCGTTTCGACAGCATCGCCGCGCTGATCGGCGATCTCGAATCCCCGCCCGACCGCGCCGAACTGGCCCCGGCCCCCGAAGCCATCGACCTTGCCGTGCTCAAGCGCCTGTCCGAGGACGGCGACATTGCCGCGTCGGTGCGCGGCCATGCCCAGGTCGCCCGGTTCTGGGACGTCTGCCGCCTGCCCGATTTCCGGCAGCAGGGCGCGGAGACTCATTCGCGTTTTGTCGCCCGGCTCTGGCAGGACCTCAGCCACGGCCAGCTCGGCGCCGACTACATGGCCCAGCAGATTGCCCAGCTCGACCGTACCGGCGGCGATATCGACACGCTGCAGGGGCGGATTGCCGCGATCCGGTCCTGGGCCTATATCGCCCAGCGCCCCGACTGGGTGCTTGCCCGCGAGGAAATGGCGGCGCGCGCCCGGGCGGTCGAGGCGCGGCTTTCCGACGCGCTTCACGGCAAGCTTACCGAACGTTTCATCAATCGCAGGACTGCCGTGCTCATGAAGAAACTCGGCCCCGACGCCGGACTGCTCTCGGTCCGCCTCGAAGACGAGGAAGTGCTGGTCGAAGGCGAGCATATCGGCTCGCTGCGCGGTTTTGCCTTCCAGGTCGATCCCGGCACCCGCCTCACCGATCGCAAGCTGCTGCTGGCGGCGGCCGAGCGCCACTTGCCCGCCCTGCTCCAGCGCCGCGCCGATGCCCTGGCCGCCGCGATTCACGACGGCAACGCGGAGCTGACCCTGAATGCGGGCCAGCTCCGCTGGGAAGGCGAGAAAATCGCCGCGCTCGGGCCCGGCCGGTCGCTGCTGACGCCCTCCCTGGTGCCCGACCGCGTGCTCGATGCCGTGCCCGGCCCTTCGCGCAAGGCCCTGGTGGCCGCGCTCGAAGCCTGGCTGGACACCGCGCTGGCGCCGCTCGCGCCGCTGGCAAAACTCGACGAGGCGAGCCGCAGCGAGGATGCCGGACCGGACCTGCGCGCCCTGCTGATCGCGCTGGTCGAATGCGGCGGCCTTTGCGCGCGGGAGGAAACCGGGGTCGACCGGCTCGACAAGCAGCGCCGTACCATGCTCGCCAGGCTCGGCGTGCGGGTCGGCGCGCTCGACCTGTTCGTTCCCGCCATGCTGAAACCCGGCCCGATCGCGCTGTGGCGCCAGCTTGCCCGGATCGCCGGAAAACAGGCCCCGGGCGGCGAGCCCGACGCCGCGATGCCGCCCGCCATGGATGCCGCCAAGCGCCAGCGCGCGCCCGGCTACCGCAATCTCGGCAAGCAGCTGATCCGCCTCGACATGGCCGAGAAGCTGCTGCGCGAAGCCCACGAGGCCCGCGGCAGCGGCCCCGCATCGCGCGATTTTGCGCTCGATCCGGCGCGCGCCGTGTCGATGGGGCTGACCACCGCCAGTTATGCCCGCCTGCTGCGCATGGCCGGTTTCCAGCCGGTCATGCCCCGCCCGCTGGCCGAGGATGCCCACGGTCCCCCGGCCCCGGTGCGCTGGCGCTGGCGGCCGCCACGGCGGCAGGCCGAGGAACAGCCCCCCCAGCCGATCCGCAAGGACAGCGCCTTCGCGGCGCTGGGCGAACTGATCTCCCGCTGA
- a CDS encoding GNAT family N-acetyltransferase, producing MTDFRLETDRLVLRSWQRGDMARFAEVTNNPEVMRWLGGVMDAERLAQSEARMIGFHESYGHTFWLVERKADHGDLSGELLGFCGLKKIDAPGASFPGEFEIGWRLRSDAHGKGYAKEAAIASLDAGFGRFGAAEIYAITVIENEASWGLMRRLGMRRREELDYDDPRFEPPLRHTIVYSITRDEWAAQPR from the coding sequence ATGACGGACTTCCGCCTCGAAACCGACCGGCTGGTGCTGCGGAGCTGGCAGCGCGGCGACATGGCGCGTTTTGCCGAGGTGACCAACAATCCCGAGGTCATGCGCTGGCTGGGCGGGGTGATGGATGCGGAGCGGCTGGCCCAGTCGGAAGCCCGCATGATCGGCTTTCACGAGAGCTATGGGCACACGTTCTGGCTGGTCGAGCGCAAGGCCGATCATGGCGATCTCTCGGGCGAGTTGCTGGGATTCTGCGGGCTCAAGAAGATCGACGCGCCGGGGGCTTCGTTCCCCGGCGAATTCGAGATCGGCTGGCGCCTGCGCAGCGATGCCCATGGCAAGGGCTATGCGAAGGAAGCCGCGATTGCCTCGCTCGATGCCGGTTTCGGACGGTTCGGGGCGGCGGAGATCTATGCCATCACCGTGATCGAGAACGAGGCCAGCTGGGGCCTGATGCGCCGGCTGGGGATGCGTCGGCGCGAGGAGCTCGATTACGACGATCCGCGTTTCGAGCCTCCCTTGCGCCATACGATCGTCTATTCGATCACCCGCGACGAATGGGCCGCGCAGCCGCGCTGA
- a CDS encoding cisplatin damage response ATP-dependent DNA ligase, which translates to MKRFAALLDALVYTRSRNAKLKLLADYLRDTPDPDRGWALAALTDGLDFPAVKSSTIRNLMTERVDPILWSLSRDYVGDTAETASLLWPGPESAEDPPTVSEAVDTLSRMTRANVMTELPRLLDRLDADQRYALLKLATGAMRIGISARLAKTAFAQAFDVAVEDVEEHWHGQQPPYAALFDWAAHGAQAPSTEDLPLFRPFMLAHPLEAAELDLSDYAAEWKWDGIRVQVVRVNGETRVYSRSGDDISGSFPEIAQALHVDAVLDGELLVRGSHQGREEGGAASFNALQQRLGRKTVSKTMLAEYPAFVRLYDVLILEREDLRPLPWSERRARLEALIRRLDPDHFDLSMVIPAATFAELATIREKAREDAIEGVMLKRRDSTYVAGRKTGLWYKWKRDPLLIDCVLMYAQRGSGKRSSFYSDYTFGCWDGDPDDLTNGGAELLPVGKAYFGFTDEELKWLDRHVRGHTVNRFGPVRETDKSLVLEVAFDSVHPSKRHKSGLAMRFPRIHRIRADKPAHEADRIETLRALVRD; encoded by the coding sequence GTGAAGCGCTTCGCCGCCCTGCTCGATGCGCTGGTCTATACCCGCAGCCGCAACGCGAAGCTGAAGCTTCTGGCGGACTACTTGCGCGACACGCCTGATCCCGATCGCGGCTGGGCGCTGGCGGCACTGACCGACGGGCTCGACTTTCCGGCCGTGAAAAGTTCGACGATCCGCAACCTGATGACCGAGCGCGTCGATCCGATACTCTGGTCGCTCAGCCGCGACTACGTGGGCGATACGGCGGAAACCGCCAGCCTGCTCTGGCCGGGCCCGGAAAGCGCCGAAGACCCGCCAACGGTCAGTGAAGCCGTCGACACGCTGTCCCGCATGACTCGCGCCAATGTCATGACCGAACTGCCGCGCCTGCTCGACCGGCTCGATGCCGACCAGCGCTATGCCCTGCTCAAGCTGGCGACCGGCGCCATGCGGATCGGCATTTCCGCAAGGCTGGCCAAGACCGCCTTCGCACAGGCTTTCGACGTGGCGGTGGAGGACGTGGAGGAGCACTGGCACGGCCAGCAACCGCCTTATGCCGCACTGTTCGATTGGGCCGCGCACGGGGCGCAGGCGCCCTCCACCGAAGACCTGCCGCTGTTCCGTCCCTTCATGCTGGCGCATCCGCTGGAAGCGGCCGAACTCGATCTTTCCGACTATGCCGCCGAATGGAAGTGGGACGGCATTCGCGTACAGGTGGTGCGGGTAAACGGCGAAACCCGCGTCTATTCGCGCTCGGGCGACGATATCTCGGGGAGCTTTCCGGAAATCGCCCAAGCACTCCATGTCGATGCCGTGCTGGATGGCGAACTGCTGGTGCGCGGCTCGCATCAGGGGCGCGAGGAAGGCGGCGCCGCCAGCTTCAACGCCTTGCAGCAGCGCCTTGGCCGCAAGACCGTCTCGAAGACGATGCTCGCCGAATACCCGGCCTTCGTGCGCCTCTACGATGTGCTGATACTGGAGCGCGAGGACCTGCGCCCCCTGCCCTGGAGCGAACGCCGCGCCCGACTGGAAGCGCTGATCCGGCGCCTCGATCCCGACCATTTCGACCTCAGCATGGTGATTCCAGCCGCGACCTTCGCCGAGCTCGCCACCATCCGCGAAAAGGCGCGCGAGGATGCGATCGAGGGAGTCATGCTCAAGCGCCGCGACAGTACCTATGTCGCCGGGCGCAAGACCGGGCTCTGGTACAAGTGGAAGCGTGATCCGCTGCTGATCGACTGCGTGCTGATGTATGCCCAGCGTGGCAGCGGCAAGCGGTCCTCGTTCTATTCCGACTACACGTTCGGCTGCTGGGACGGAGACCCGGACGATCTGACGAATGGGGGCGCCGAGCTGTTGCCGGTGGGCAAGGCCTATTTCGGATTCACCGATGAGGAACTGAAATGGCTGGATCGCCATGTGCGGGGTCACACGGTGAATCGCTTCGGCCCGGTGCGGGAGACCGACAAGTCGCTGGTGCTGGAAGTCGCCTTCGATTCGGTCCACCCCAGCAAGCGCCACAAGTCGGGCCTCGCCATGCGCTTCCCCCGCATCCACCGCATTCGCGCCGACAAGCCCGCGCACGAGGCAGATCGCATCGAAACCTTGCGGGCATTGGTGCGCGATTGA
- a CDS encoding DUF167 domain-containing protein has translation MAKPKLALPSAEAVRALIDSEQRLAVRVTPGAKVEALEIAEGRLHVKVRAKPEDGKANEAVRAILAAALDLAPSRIALLRGATSREKQFSIAL, from the coding sequence ATGGCAAAACCAAAGCTGGCTCTTCCTTCTGCCGAGGCGGTGCGGGCCCTGATCGATTCCGAGCAGCGGCTGGCCGTGCGCGTGACCCCCGGTGCCAAGGTCGAGGCGTTGGAGATCGCCGAGGGGCGGCTTCACGTGAAAGTCCGCGCCAAGCCCGAAGACGGCAAGGCGAACGAGGCGGTGCGCGCGATTCTGGCGGCGGCGCTGGATCTGGCACCCTCGCGCATTGCCTTGTTGCGCGGCGCAACTTCGCGCGAGAAGCAGTTTTCTATCGCGCTGTAG
- a CDS encoding YoaK family protein, with amino-acid sequence MNRLDRPRRLLAAALAGLAGYVDAVGFLSADRYFVSFMSGNTTRLATELIADTPRAAIPALLIVGFVLGVALGHVAAERAGIWRKPVVLGLVTSLLLFGALLAVFGQKAAMMAMLVLAMGALNTALRQGETPIALTYLTGALVRIGQGLGGIVTGRREEGLVSFIALWLALACGAAIGASLFLAYGPACLLLAVACAAAMTFAGYRIAQATAR; translated from the coding sequence GTGAACCGGCTCGATCGTCCCCGCCGCCTGTTGGCCGCCGCCCTTGCCGGGCTGGCCGGTTATGTCGACGCCGTGGGATTCCTCTCTGCCGACCGTTATTTCGTCTCGTTCATGTCGGGCAACACGACCCGGCTGGCGACCGAACTGATCGCCGACACTCCGCGCGCGGCAATACCCGCCCTGCTGATCGTTGGTTTCGTGCTGGGAGTGGCGCTCGGTCATGTGGCCGCCGAAAGGGCGGGCATCTGGCGCAAGCCGGTGGTGCTGGGGCTGGTCACCAGCCTGCTGCTGTTCGGCGCGCTGCTGGCGGTTTTTGGACAAAAAGCGGCGATGATGGCCATGCTGGTGCTGGCGATGGGCGCGCTCAACACCGCGCTGCGTCAGGGAGAGACGCCGATCGCCCTCACCTATCTGACCGGCGCCCTGGTGCGGATCGGACAGGGGCTTGGCGGCATCGTCACCGGTCGGCGCGAAGAAGGGCTGGTTTCGTTCATTGCCTTGTGGCTGGCGCTCGCCTGCGGAGCGGCCATCGGTGCAAGCCTGTTCCTTGCCTATGGACCCGCCTGCCTGCTGCTGGCGGTGGCCTGCGCCGCCGCGATGACTTTCGCCGGCTACCGCATCGCGCAGGCTACAGCGCGATAG
- the fdxA gene encoding ferredoxin FdxA encodes MTYVVTDNCIRCKYMDCVEVCPVDCFYEGENMLVINPSECIDCGVCEPECPAEAILPDTESGLEQWLELNAKYSAEWPNLTTKKDAPADADAMRGEENKLEKYFSPEPGEGD; translated from the coding sequence ATGACCTATGTCGTCACCGACAATTGCATCCGGTGCAAGTACATGGATTGCGTCGAAGTCTGTCCGGTGGACTGCTTCTACGAGGGCGAGAACATGCTGGTGATCAATCCCAGCGAGTGCATCGACTGCGGCGTCTGCGAGCCGGAGTGCCCCGCCGAAGCGATCCTGCCCGACACCGAGAGCGGCCTCGAGCAGTGGCTCGAACTCAACGCCAAGTATTCCGCCGAGTGGCCGAACCTGACCACCAAGAAGGACGCGCCGGCCGATGCCGACGCCATGCGCGGCGAAGAGAACAAGCTCGAAAAGTATTTTTCGCCCGAACCCGGCGAAGGCGACTGA
- a CDS encoding group II truncated hemoglobin, which translates to MTTETTQSPHDQIGGAPVFDAIANRFYDLMEQDPAYAELRAMHAPDLEPMRRSLPRFLAGWAGGPRDWFEANPGKCMMSMHREFPIDRQTAGQWADAMTRAIADVAPQPESIAQAMTDVLSRMARGMGR; encoded by the coding sequence GTGACCACCGAAACGACCCAATCCCCGCACGACCAGATTGGCGGCGCGCCCGTGTTCGACGCCATCGCCAACCGCTTCTACGACCTGATGGAGCAGGACCCGGCCTATGCCGAACTGCGCGCGATGCATGCCCCGGACCTCGAACCGATGCGCCGGAGCCTGCCGCGCTTCCTCGCCGGCTGGGCGGGCGGTCCGCGCGACTGGTTCGAGGCCAACCCCGGCAAATGCATGATGAGCATGCACCGCGAGTTCCCCATCGACCGCCAGACGGCCGGGCAATGGGCCGATGCCATGACCCGGGCCATCGCCGATGTCGCGCCGCAGCCCGAAAGCATCGCGCAGGCCATGACCGACGTGCTGTCCCGCATGGCGCGCGGCATGGGTCGCTAA
- a CDS encoding M23 family metallopeptidase, which yields MPESLAAPSPASPPDAAARPRLAQRIGAWKHGIEHWCQRIEIAPDLACDIGSRRWLRGMATMLGLSVAAIALWPDVSSVEAATTVPLKARERDEFRSQTIAPLALGADAGRHMGASPLVRPLGSVPERPSVDLVATLGQGDSFARMLERVGVSDDDAGRIGALVGQAVPLDQIEPGTQFDVTLGARPAPGAPRALTAMNFRARFDMDLTVQRGGGGLSLVRHPIHVDETPLRIRGTVGSSLYRSARNAGAPIAAIQAYLQAIDKYVSLESDIRGNDEFDIVMAYKRSAKGERQVGNLLYAGLEHGGKPRLQLLRWGQDGEMVAAAGLAESRSTAAGMPVAGHQTSPYGMRRHPILGYVRMHAGIDYGAAYGSPIYAVADGVVSFSGRHGGHGNYVRIEHGGGLGTGYGHMSRIAVPAGTRVRAGQVIGYVGSSGLSTGPHLHFEAYRGGQTINPAGLRFVSGPRIDGKEKNAFDARMKALLNVQPGEALSSVAPALNASPGARREIDRLEPKTF from the coding sequence GTGCCCGAATCCCTGGCTGCACCGTCTCCCGCCTCCCCGCCGGACGCCGCCGCCAGACCGCGTCTGGCGCAGCGGATCGGCGCCTGGAAGCATGGCATCGAGCATTGGTGCCAGCGCATCGAGATCGCCCCCGACCTTGCCTGCGACATCGGCAGCCGCCGCTGGCTGCGCGGCATGGCGACGATGCTGGGCCTTTCGGTGGCCGCGATCGCGCTGTGGCCCGATGTCTCGTCGGTCGAGGCGGCCACCACGGTGCCGCTCAAGGCGCGCGAGCGCGACGAGTTCCGCAGCCAGACGATCGCTCCGCTGGCCCTCGGCGCCGATGCCGGGCGGCACATGGGCGCCAGCCCGCTGGTCCGCCCGCTCGGCAGCGTACCGGAACGGCCGAGTGTCGATCTGGTCGCCACCCTGGGCCAGGGTGACAGTTTTGCCCGGATGCTCGAACGGGTCGGGGTCAGCGATGACGATGCCGGGCGCATCGGCGCGCTGGTCGGGCAGGCGGTGCCGCTCGACCAGATCGAGCCGGGCACGCAGTTCGATGTGACGCTGGGCGCCCGTCCTGCCCCCGGCGCGCCGCGGGCGCTGACCGCGATGAACTTCCGGGCGCGTTTCGACATGGACCTGACGGTCCAGCGCGGCGGCGGCGGCCTGTCGCTGGTGCGCCATCCGATTCATGTGGACGAGACGCCGCTGCGCATTCGCGGCACGGTCGGCTCCAGCCTCTATCGTTCGGCGCGCAACGCCGGGGCGCCGATCGCGGCGATTCAGGCCTACCTTCAGGCCATCGACAAATACGTCAGCCTCGAAAGCGACATCCGCGGCAACGACGAATTCGATATCGTCATGGCCTACAAGCGGTCGGCCAAGGGCGAGCGGCAGGTGGGCAACCTGCTCTATGCGGGGCTGGAACATGGCGGCAAACCGCGCCTGCAATTGCTGCGCTGGGGACAGGATGGCGAGATGGTCGCCGCCGCCGGCCTTGCGGAATCGCGCAGCACGGCGGCGGGCATGCCGGTGGCCGGGCACCAGACTTCGCCCTACGGCATGCGCCGCCACCCGATTCTGGGCTACGTGCGCATGCACGCCGGGATCGACTATGGCGCGGCTTATGGCTCGCCGATCTATGCCGTTGCCGACGGTGTGGTGAGTTTCTCGGGCCGCCACGGCGGGCACGGCAACTATGTCCGCATCGAGCATGGCGGCGGCCTTGGCACCGGCTATGGCCACATGAGCCGCATCGCCGTTCCCGCCGGAACCCGCGTCCGGGCCGGGCAGGTGATCGGTTATGTCGGGTCCTCGGGGCTTTCGACCGGGCCGCATCTCCACTTCGAAGCCTATCGCGGCGGGCAGACGATCAATCCGGCAGGCCTGCGCTTCGTTTCGGGCCCGCGTATCGACGGCAAGGAAAAGAACGCCTTCGATGCGCGCATGAAGGCGCTGCTCAACGTGCAACCGGGCGAGGCGCTGAGTTCGGTCGCGCCGGCGCTCAATGCATCACCCGGCGCCCGGCGCGAGATCGATCGGCTGGAGCCCAAGACCTTCTGA
- a CDS encoding RNA-binding S4 domain-containing protein yields the protein MRIDKLLWFLRLTKTRPLAQSLAESGHLRINGKRIERAHQKVVCGDILTLPTAQGARVIEILSLPERRGPAPEAQSCYRVLDAGPADPIAAANRNEAV from the coding sequence TTGAGGATCGACAAGCTGCTCTGGTTCCTGCGCCTCACCAAGACCCGGCCGCTTGCCCAGAGCCTCGCCGAATCCGGCCATCTGCGAATCAACGGCAAACGGATCGAGCGGGCCCACCAGAAGGTCGTCTGCGGCGATATCCTCACCCTGCCGACAGCGCAGGGTGCAAGGGTGATAGAAATCCTATCCCTTCCCGAGCGCCGCGGCCCTGCCCCCGAGGCGCAGTCCTGCTATAGAGTGCTTGACGCGGGGCCCGCTGATCCCATAGCAGCGGCCAACCGCAACGAGGCCGTCTAA
- the hemB gene encoding porphobilinogen synthase: MTGAYPHTRLRRPRAKAWSRAMYRETVLTPADLIWPVFVTEGEGVEQPIPSLPGVSRWSVDLLVERAKEAADLGIPCLALFPDTQPERRSEDGAEALNPDNLMCRALRAIRAELGDRIGLLTDVALDPYTSHGQDGLLGEDGYVLNDETIAVLVGQSLNQARAGADIIAPSDMMDGRIGAIRDALEDEGFVNVQIMSYAAKYASAFYGPFRDAVNTRGLLKGDKKTYQMDPANSEEALREVEMDLAEGADSVMVKPGLPYLDIVRRVKETFEVPVFAYQVSGEYAMIEAAVAAGAADRDAMVLETLLAFKRAGASGVLTYHAVHAARLLQK; encoded by the coding sequence ATGACTGGAGCCTATCCCCACACCCGCCTGCGCCGTCCGCGCGCCAAGGCCTGGAGCCGCGCCATGTACCGCGAGACGGTGCTCACCCCCGCCGACCTGATCTGGCCGGTCTTCGTGACCGAGGGTGAGGGTGTGGAGCAGCCGATCCCCTCGCTTCCCGGCGTGTCGCGCTGGTCGGTCGATCTGCTGGTCGAGCGCGCGAAGGAAGCGGCGGACCTTGGCATCCCGTGCCTGGCCCTGTTCCCCGATACCCAGCCCGAACGCCGCAGCGAAGACGGCGCCGAGGCGCTCAATCCCGACAACCTGATGTGCCGCGCGCTGCGTGCCATTCGCGCGGAACTGGGCGATCGGATCGGGTTGCTGACCGACGTGGCGCTCGATCCCTATACCAGCCACGGACAGGACGGTCTGCTGGGCGAGGACGGCTATGTCCTCAACGACGAGACGATCGCGGTGCTGGTCGGCCAGTCGCTCAATCAGGCGCGGGCCGGTGCGGACATCATCGCGCCTTCGGACATGATGGACGGTCGCATCGGCGCGATCCGCGACGCGCTGGAGGACGAGGGCTTCGTCAACGTCCAGATCATGAGCTATGCCGCCAAGTACGCCTCGGCCTTCTACGGCCCGTTCCGCGATGCGGTGAACACGCGCGGGCTGCTCAAGGGCGACAAGAAGACCTATCAGATGGACCCCGCCAACAGCGAGGAAGCGCTGCGCGAGGTCGAGATGGATCTGGCCGAGGGCGCGGACAGCGTCATGGTCAAGCCGGGTCTGCCCTATCTCGATATCGTGCGCCGGGTGAAGGAGACCTTCGAGGTTCCCGTCTTCGCCTATCAGGTTTCCGGCGAATACGCGATGATCGAGGCGGCGGTGGCGGCAGGGGCTGCGGACCGCGATGCGATGGTGCTGGAAACCCTGCTGGCCTTCAAGCGCGCGGGTGCTTCGGGCGTGCTGACCTATCATGCCGTCCACGCCGCGCGGCTCCTGCAGAAGTGA